The following coding sequences lie in one Anas platyrhynchos isolate ZD024472 breed Pekin duck chromosome 15, IASCAAS_PekinDuck_T2T, whole genome shotgun sequence genomic window:
- the CDIP1 gene encoding cell death-inducing p53-target protein 1 isoform X1: MSNDPPPPYPGGPSAPLIEEKHGPPPATDGVSPAVGQPQGVPVPPPEFGPPPYEPPQPGFVPPHMPTDGSGPYVPPAGYYPPPGPHPPMGYYPAPGHYPSPGGHTATVLVPSGAATTVTVLQGEIFQGAPVQTVCPHCQQAITTKISYEIGLMSFLLGFFCCFVGCDLCCCLIPCLFDDFKDVTHTCPNCKAYIYTYKRMC; encoded by the exons ATGTCCAACGACCCCCCGCCACCCTACCCGGGCGGCCCCTCGGCACCGCTGATAGAGGAGAAGCACGGCCCGCCCCCTGCCACAG ATGGCGTCTCCCCAGCCGTGGGACAGCCCCAGGGGGTTCCCGTCCCCCCTCCTGAATTTGGGCCCCCTCCCTATGAGCCTCCGCAGCCGGGCTTCGTGCCCCCCCACATGCCCACTGACGGCTCCGGGCCCTACGTGCCGCCTG CAGGTTACTACCCACCGCCAGGCCCTCACCCTCCCATGGGCTACTACCCTGCTCCGGGCCACTATCCGTCACCCGGTGGCCACACGGCAACAGTGCTCGTCCCCTCGGGGGCTGCCACCACGGTGACCGTGCTGCAGGGAGAGATCTTCCAGGGCGCCCCGGTGCAGACGGTGTGTCCCCACTGCCAGCAAGCCATCACCACCAAAATCTCCTATGAGATCGGGCTCATGAGCTTCCTGCTTGGCTTCTTCTGCTGCTTCGTGGG GTGtgatctctgctgctgcctcatcCCCTGCCTGTTCGACGACTTCAAGGACGTGACCCACACGTGTCCCAACTGCAAGGCCTACATCTACACGTACAAGCGCATGTGCTAA
- the HMOX2 gene encoding heme oxygenase 2 isoform X4: protein MNSLRVPNPHHRPAMPSLVESSEGGDEGESLRYEEMEDDNVSPTDLSELLKDGTKESHDRAENTQFVKDFLKGRIKKELFKLATVALYFTYSALEEEMDRNKDNPVFAPLYFPLELHRKEALIKDMKYFYGEDWKEKIQCSEATQHYVDRIHHVGQHEPELLVAHAYTRYMGDLSGGQVLKKVAQRALKLPSTDEGIQFYVFENVSNAQQFKQLYRARLNALDLDKSCKERIVEEANRAFRFNMQVFDELDKIGKSLTEEAQEGGLPVHDGRGDLRKCPYYADKLGKAAPGCPYHAAVAMAKQPLVQLILAACVAVAAGAAAWYMM from the exons ATGAACTCGCTGAG AGTGCCTAATCCCCACCACAGACCAGCAATGCCGTCCCTTGTGGAGAGCTCAGAAGGGGGAGACGAAGGGGAAAGCTTACGCTATGAGGAAATGGAAGATGACAACGTCAG CCCCACCGACCTTTCAGAGCTGCTGAAGGATGGGACTAAGGAATCCCATGACCGTGCGGAGAACACGCAGTTCGTCAAAGACTTCCTGAAAGGACGGATCAAGAAGGAGCTCTTCAAG CTGGCTACTGTGGCACTTTACTTCACGTACTCTGCTCTGGAAGAGGAAATGGATCGCAATAAGGACAACCCGGTCTTTGCTCCTCTGTATTTCCCTCTAGAGCTTCACCGGAAAGAAGCATTGATCAAAGACATGAAATATTTCTatggagaagactggaaagagAAGATACAGTGCTCAGAGGCAACGCAGCACTATGTGGACAGAATCCACCATGTGGGGCAGCACGAGCCTGAGCTGCTAGTGGCTCACGCTTACACACGCTACATGGGGGACCTCTCAGGTGGCCAGGTGCTGAAGAAGGTAGCCCAGAGGGCCCTGAAGTTGCCCAGTACTGACGAAGGGATCCAATTCTACGTGTTTGAAAACGTTTCTAATGCACAGCAGTTCAAGCAGTTGTACAGAGCAAGGCTGAATGCGCTGGACTTGGACAAGAGCTGTAAGGAGCGGATCGTGGAAGAGGCCAACAGAGCCTTCAGATTTAACATGCAG GTATTTGATGAGCTGGACAAGATCGGCAAGTCGCTGACAGAAGAAGCCCAGGAAGGAGGCCTTCCAGTCCACGATGGAAGAGGAGACCTGCGCAAATGCCCTTACTATGCAGACAAACTAG GCAAGGCAGCACCCGGCTGTCCCTACCACGCTGCCGTGGCCATGGCCAAGCAGCCCCTGGTGCAGCTGATCCTCGCGGCTTGCgttgctgtggcagcaggagctgcagcgtGGTACATGATGTGA
- the HMOX2 gene encoding heme oxygenase 2 isoform X5, translating to MPSLVESSEGGDEGESLRYEEMEDDNVSPTDLSELLKDGTKESHDRAENTQFVKDFLKGRIKKELFKLATVALYFTYSALEEEMDRNKDNPVFAPLYFPLELHRKEALIKDMKYFYGEDWKEKIQCSEATQHYVDRIHHVGQHEPELLVAHAYTRYMGDLSGGQVLKKVAQRALKLPSTDEGIQFYVFENVSNAQQFKQLYRARLNALDLDKSCKERIVEEANRAFRFNMQVFDELDKIGKSLTEEAQEGGLPVHDGRGDLRKCPYYADKLGKAAPGCPYHAAVAMAKQPLVQLILAACVAVAAGAAAWYMM from the exons ATGCCGTCCCTTGTGGAGAGCTCAGAAGGGGGAGACGAAGGGGAAAGCTTACGCTATGAGGAAATGGAAGATGACAACGTCAG CCCCACCGACCTTTCAGAGCTGCTGAAGGATGGGACTAAGGAATCCCATGACCGTGCGGAGAACACGCAGTTCGTCAAAGACTTCCTGAAAGGACGGATCAAGAAGGAGCTCTTCAAG CTGGCTACTGTGGCACTTTACTTCACGTACTCTGCTCTGGAAGAGGAAATGGATCGCAATAAGGACAACCCGGTCTTTGCTCCTCTGTATTTCCCTCTAGAGCTTCACCGGAAAGAAGCATTGATCAAAGACATGAAATATTTCTatggagaagactggaaagagAAGATACAGTGCTCAGAGGCAACGCAGCACTATGTGGACAGAATCCACCATGTGGGGCAGCACGAGCCTGAGCTGCTAGTGGCTCACGCTTACACACGCTACATGGGGGACCTCTCAGGTGGCCAGGTGCTGAAGAAGGTAGCCCAGAGGGCCCTGAAGTTGCCCAGTACTGACGAAGGGATCCAATTCTACGTGTTTGAAAACGTTTCTAATGCACAGCAGTTCAAGCAGTTGTACAGAGCAAGGCTGAATGCGCTGGACTTGGACAAGAGCTGTAAGGAGCGGATCGTGGAAGAGGCCAACAGAGCCTTCAGATTTAACATGCAG GTATTTGATGAGCTGGACAAGATCGGCAAGTCGCTGACAGAAGAAGCCCAGGAAGGAGGCCTTCCAGTCCACGATGGAAGAGGAGACCTGCGCAAATGCCCTTACTATGCAGACAAACTAG GCAAGGCAGCACCCGGCTGTCCCTACCACGCTGCCGTGGCCATGGCCAAGCAGCCCCTGGTGCAGCTGATCCTCGCGGCTTGCgttgctgtggcagcaggagctgcagcgtGGTACATGATGTGA
- the CDIP1 gene encoding cell death-inducing p53-target protein 1 isoform X2: MSNDPPPPYPGGPSAPLIEEKHGPPPATDGVSPAVGQPQGVPVPPPEFGPPPYEPPQPGFVPPHMPTDGSGPYVPPGYYPPPGPHPPMGYYPAPGHYPSPGGHTATVLVPSGAATTVTVLQGEIFQGAPVQTVCPHCQQAITTKISYEIGLMSFLLGFFCCFVGCDLCCCLIPCLFDDFKDVTHTCPNCKAYIYTYKRMC, encoded by the exons ATGTCCAACGACCCCCCGCCACCCTACCCGGGCGGCCCCTCGGCACCGCTGATAGAGGAGAAGCACGGCCCGCCCCCTGCCACAG ATGGCGTCTCCCCAGCCGTGGGACAGCCCCAGGGGGTTCCCGTCCCCCCTCCTGAATTTGGGCCCCCTCCCTATGAGCCTCCGCAGCCGGGCTTCGTGCCCCCCCACATGCCCACTGACGGCTCCGGGCCCTACGTGCCGCCTG GTTACTACCCACCGCCAGGCCCTCACCCTCCCATGGGCTACTACCCTGCTCCGGGCCACTATCCGTCACCCGGTGGCCACACGGCAACAGTGCTCGTCCCCTCGGGGGCTGCCACCACGGTGACCGTGCTGCAGGGAGAGATCTTCCAGGGCGCCCCGGTGCAGACGGTGTGTCCCCACTGCCAGCAAGCCATCACCACCAAAATCTCCTATGAGATCGGGCTCATGAGCTTCCTGCTTGGCTTCTTCTGCTGCTTCGTGGG GTGtgatctctgctgctgcctcatcCCCTGCCTGTTCGACGACTTCAAGGACGTGACCCACACGTGTCCCAACTGCAAGGCCTACATCTACACGTACAAGCGCATGTGCTAA
- the HMOX2 gene encoding heme oxygenase 2 isoform X2, translated as MPGGRAAPRVSAAGQRESGGGGGGRVPNPHHRPAMPSLVESSEGGDEGESLRYEEMEDDNVSPTDLSELLKDGTKESHDRAENTQFVKDFLKGRIKKELFKLATVALYFTYSALEEEMDRNKDNPVFAPLYFPLELHRKEALIKDMKYFYGEDWKEKIQCSEATQHYVDRIHHVGQHEPELLVAHAYTRYMGDLSGGQVLKKVAQRALKLPSTDEGIQFYVFENVSNAQQFKQLYRARLNALDLDKSCKERIVEEANRAFRFNMQVFDELDKIGKSLTEEAQEGGLPVHDGRGDLRKCPYYADKLGKAAPGCPYHAAVAMAKQPLVQLILAACVAVAAGAAAWYMM; from the exons ATGCCGGGCGGCCGGGCCGCGCCTCGCGTCAGCGCCGCGGGGCAGCgcgagagcggcggcggcggcggagggcg AGTGCCTAATCCCCACCACAGACCAGCAATGCCGTCCCTTGTGGAGAGCTCAGAAGGGGGAGACGAAGGGGAAAGCTTACGCTATGAGGAAATGGAAGATGACAACGTCAG CCCCACCGACCTTTCAGAGCTGCTGAAGGATGGGACTAAGGAATCCCATGACCGTGCGGAGAACACGCAGTTCGTCAAAGACTTCCTGAAAGGACGGATCAAGAAGGAGCTCTTCAAG CTGGCTACTGTGGCACTTTACTTCACGTACTCTGCTCTGGAAGAGGAAATGGATCGCAATAAGGACAACCCGGTCTTTGCTCCTCTGTATTTCCCTCTAGAGCTTCACCGGAAAGAAGCATTGATCAAAGACATGAAATATTTCTatggagaagactggaaagagAAGATACAGTGCTCAGAGGCAACGCAGCACTATGTGGACAGAATCCACCATGTGGGGCAGCACGAGCCTGAGCTGCTAGTGGCTCACGCTTACACACGCTACATGGGGGACCTCTCAGGTGGCCAGGTGCTGAAGAAGGTAGCCCAGAGGGCCCTGAAGTTGCCCAGTACTGACGAAGGGATCCAATTCTACGTGTTTGAAAACGTTTCTAATGCACAGCAGTTCAAGCAGTTGTACAGAGCAAGGCTGAATGCGCTGGACTTGGACAAGAGCTGTAAGGAGCGGATCGTGGAAGAGGCCAACAGAGCCTTCAGATTTAACATGCAG GTATTTGATGAGCTGGACAAGATCGGCAAGTCGCTGACAGAAGAAGCCCAGGAAGGAGGCCTTCCAGTCCACGATGGAAGAGGAGACCTGCGCAAATGCCCTTACTATGCAGACAAACTAG GCAAGGCAGCACCCGGCTGTCCCTACCACGCTGCCGTGGCCATGGCCAAGCAGCCCCTGGTGCAGCTGATCCTCGCGGCTTGCgttgctgtggcagcaggagctgcagcgtGGTACATGATGTGA
- the HMOX2 gene encoding heme oxygenase 2 isoform X3: MDVLLWRVPNPHHRPAMPSLVESSEGGDEGESLRYEEMEDDNVSPTDLSELLKDGTKESHDRAENTQFVKDFLKGRIKKELFKLATVALYFTYSALEEEMDRNKDNPVFAPLYFPLELHRKEALIKDMKYFYGEDWKEKIQCSEATQHYVDRIHHVGQHEPELLVAHAYTRYMGDLSGGQVLKKVAQRALKLPSTDEGIQFYVFENVSNAQQFKQLYRARLNALDLDKSCKERIVEEANRAFRFNMQVFDELDKIGKSLTEEAQEGGLPVHDGRGDLRKCPYYADKLGKAAPGCPYHAAVAMAKQPLVQLILAACVAVAAGAAAWYMM; this comes from the exons ATGGATGTTTTGCTGTGGAG AGTGCCTAATCCCCACCACAGACCAGCAATGCCGTCCCTTGTGGAGAGCTCAGAAGGGGGAGACGAAGGGGAAAGCTTACGCTATGAGGAAATGGAAGATGACAACGTCAG CCCCACCGACCTTTCAGAGCTGCTGAAGGATGGGACTAAGGAATCCCATGACCGTGCGGAGAACACGCAGTTCGTCAAAGACTTCCTGAAAGGACGGATCAAGAAGGAGCTCTTCAAG CTGGCTACTGTGGCACTTTACTTCACGTACTCTGCTCTGGAAGAGGAAATGGATCGCAATAAGGACAACCCGGTCTTTGCTCCTCTGTATTTCCCTCTAGAGCTTCACCGGAAAGAAGCATTGATCAAAGACATGAAATATTTCTatggagaagactggaaagagAAGATACAGTGCTCAGAGGCAACGCAGCACTATGTGGACAGAATCCACCATGTGGGGCAGCACGAGCCTGAGCTGCTAGTGGCTCACGCTTACACACGCTACATGGGGGACCTCTCAGGTGGCCAGGTGCTGAAGAAGGTAGCCCAGAGGGCCCTGAAGTTGCCCAGTACTGACGAAGGGATCCAATTCTACGTGTTTGAAAACGTTTCTAATGCACAGCAGTTCAAGCAGTTGTACAGAGCAAGGCTGAATGCGCTGGACTTGGACAAGAGCTGTAAGGAGCGGATCGTGGAAGAGGCCAACAGAGCCTTCAGATTTAACATGCAG GTATTTGATGAGCTGGACAAGATCGGCAAGTCGCTGACAGAAGAAGCCCAGGAAGGAGGCCTTCCAGTCCACGATGGAAGAGGAGACCTGCGCAAATGCCCTTACTATGCAGACAAACTAG GCAAGGCAGCACCCGGCTGTCCCTACCACGCTGCCGTGGCCATGGCCAAGCAGCCCCTGGTGCAGCTGATCCTCGCGGCTTGCgttgctgtggcagcaggagctgcagcgtGGTACATGATGTGA